The Malus domestica chromosome 13, GDT2T_hap1 genome includes a window with the following:
- the LOC103451761 gene encoding uncharacterized protein isoform X4 has protein sequence MCGIALIICGIRFHLSSLFLNSTLPVLNSDQLAFDIDDLREALRRRGPDSLGSTKLLLHSPILNRLPVKEIVSSIEGEVKEESSCEGDEGNCFSLENGRTPHLLTHFRTVPCSSAELHFLGATLQLRGVSPVVQPLIDSAKNILVYNDIGSDENDGEVLLQLLGECCSGSIPGVLSRIKGPWAIIYWQESAKTLWFARDAFGRRSLLVHWPTEEDSRLLLSSVSPVSSNEHSSDIEAENGTTKLNFWEELRCGIYSISMDAPDVDGVLVGEVKKHDWTNPVLEELIKWERTYVEPKPEDLHISHSKSLTGKHDTRLVNSDIVPIKSGSIQVSISVPAQAVLIALRESVMRRSSLHTVFQAGRLDMRKEIVPVAVLFSGGLDSMIIAALLHQCLDPSYDIDLLNVSFDGRSAPDRISARAGVNELRRIAPSRKWKLVEINAELSTLIFETKHVMSLINPANTYMDLNIGIALWLAAGGDGWVYEENTNYNDEDCRCIKYKSKARILLVGSGADEQCAGYGRHRTKYRNGSWLALNEEMKLDMQRIWKRNLGRDDRCIADHGKEARFPFLDEDVIRILLGFPLWEVTNLDQPSGIGDKKILREVAELLGLHEAASLPKRAIQFGSRIARESNRKNYGSNRAANQASAGSVQVIELWK, from the exons ATGTGCGGAATCGCTTTGATCATTTGCGGCATTCGTTTTCATCTATCGTCCCTATTTCTCAATTCCACACTTCCTGTCCTCAACTCCGACCAA CTTGCATTCGACATTGACGACCTCAGAGAAGCTTTACGGAGGAGGGGCCCCGATAGCTTAGGCAGCACGAAGCTTCTTCTCCATTCACCCATTTTGAATCGTCTCCCGGTGAAAGAAATTGTGTCTTCCATCGAGGGGGAAGTAAAGGAGGAGTCTAGTTGCGAAGGCGATGAAGGCAATTGTTTCTCTTTGGAAAATGGTCGAACACCTCATTTGCTTACCCATTTCAGAACCGTTCCCTGTTCGTCTGCTGAGTTGCACTTCCTGGGTGCCACTTTGCAGCTCAGGGGAGTAAGCCCTGTAGTTCAGCCATTGATAGATTCGGCCAAGAATATCCTTGTTTATAATG ATATTGGTAGTGATGAGAACGATGGCGAAGTCCTTCTGCAGTTGCTGGGAGAGTGCTGTTCGGGTTCGATTCCAGGTGTTCTTTCTAGGATCAAAGGGCCTTGGGCTATCATCTATTGGCAG GAAAGTGCAAAAACTCTGTGGTTTGCTCGAGATGCGTTTGGTAGGCGGAGTCTTCTTGTTCACTGGCCAACGGAGGAGGACTCTCGGCTTCTGCTATCATCTGTTTCACCTGTTTCTTCAAATGAACATTCTTCTG ATATTGAAGCTGAAAATGGAACTACGAAGCTGAATTTTTGGGAAGAGCTCCGTTGTGGAATATACAGTATATCTATGGATGCTCCAGATGTTGATGGGGTTTTGGTTGGTGAAGTGAAAAAGCATGATTGGACTAATCCTGTGCTAGAAGAACTGATTAAATGGGAGAGAACTTATGTTGAACCTAAACCTGAAGATTTACATATTTCCCATTCGAAGAGTCTTACAGGGAAACATGATACGCGCTTGGTTAACTCAGATATAGTACCAATTAAATCAG GGTCTATACAAGTTTCAATTTCAGTGCCAGCACAGGCGGTGCTGATTGCTTTAAGGGAATCTGTTATGCGTCGCTCTTCACTGCACACAGTTTTTCAG GCAGGTAGGCTTGATATGAGGAAGGAAATTGTACCGGTGGCAGTTCTTTTTTCCGGTGGATTGGATTCTATGATAATTGCAGCATTATTGCATCAGTGCCTTGATCCAAGCT ATGATATTGATCTACTTAATGTGAGCTTTGATGGTCGGTCTGCTCCTGACAGAATCTCTGCCAGGGCAGGAGTAAACGAACTGAGAAGAATTGCACCTTCAAGAAA GTGGAAGCTTGTGGAGATCAATGCTGAATTGTCAACATTGATCTTTGAAACAAAGCATGTCATGTCGCTTATAAATCCTGCCAACACCTACATG GACCTGAATATAGGAATAGCTTTGTGGCTTGCTGCTGGTGGCGATGGATGGGTATATGAGGAAAATACCAATTATAATGATGAGGATTGTCGATGCATTAAGTACAAGTCCAAGGCTAGGATTCTTCTTGTTGGTTCGGGTGCAGATGAGCAATGCGCTGGCTATGGTAGGCACAGAACGAAATATAGAAATGGCAG CTGGCTTGCACTGAACGAGGAAATGAAATTGGACATGCAGAGAATTTGGAAAAGAAACCTTGGGAGAGATGATAGGTGCATTGCTGACCATGGCAAGGAG GCAAGATTTCCGTTCCTGGATGAAGATGTTATAAGAATTTTGCTTGGGTTTCCTCTCTGGGAGGTTACCAACCTTGATCAGCCGAGTGGGATAGGGGATAAGAAGATTCTGAGAGAG GTTGCAGAATTGCTTGGTTTGCATGAAGCTGCTTCTCTGCCTAAAAGAGCTATACAG TTTGGTTCAAGAATTGCAAGGGAATCAAACCGAAAGAATTATGGAAGTAACCGTGCAGCAAATCAAGCATCTGCAGGATCAGTACAGGTGATTGAATTATGGAAGTAA
- the LOC103451761 gene encoding uncharacterized protein isoform X3, whose translation MCGIALIICGIRFHLSSLFLNSTLPVLNSDQLAFDIDDLREALRRRGPDSLGSTKLLLHSPILNRLPVKEIVSSIEGEVKEESSCEGDEGNCFSLENGRTPHLLTHFRTVPCSSAELHFLGATLQLRGVSPVVQPLIDSAKNILVYNDIGSDENDGEVLLQLLGECCSGSIPGVLSRIKGPWAIIYWQESAKTLWFARDAFGRRSLLVHWPTEEDSRLLLSSVSPVSSNEHSSVDIEAENGTTKLNFWEELRCGIYSISMDAPDVDGVLVGEVKKHDWTNPVLEELIKWERTYVEPKPEDLHISHSKSLTGKHDTRLVNSDIVPIKSGSIQVSISVPAQAVLIALRESVMRRSSLHTVFQAGRLDMRKEIVPVAVLFSGGLDSMIIAALLHQCLDPSYDIDLLNVSFDGRSAPDRISARAGVNELRRIAPSRKWKLVEINAELSTLIFETKHVMSLINPANTYMDLNIGIALWLAAGGDGWVYEENTNYNDEDCRCIKYKSKARILLVGSGADEQCAGYGRHRTKYRNGSWLALNEEMKLDMQRIWKRNLGRDDRCIADHGKEARFPFLDEDVIRILLGFPLWEVTNLDQPSGIGDKKILREVAELLGLHEAASLPKRAIQFGSRIARESNRKNYGSNRAANQASAGSVQVIELWK comes from the exons ATGTGCGGAATCGCTTTGATCATTTGCGGCATTCGTTTTCATCTATCGTCCCTATTTCTCAATTCCACACTTCCTGTCCTCAACTCCGACCAA CTTGCATTCGACATTGACGACCTCAGAGAAGCTTTACGGAGGAGGGGCCCCGATAGCTTAGGCAGCACGAAGCTTCTTCTCCATTCACCCATTTTGAATCGTCTCCCGGTGAAAGAAATTGTGTCTTCCATCGAGGGGGAAGTAAAGGAGGAGTCTAGTTGCGAAGGCGATGAAGGCAATTGTTTCTCTTTGGAAAATGGTCGAACACCTCATTTGCTTACCCATTTCAGAACCGTTCCCTGTTCGTCTGCTGAGTTGCACTTCCTGGGTGCCACTTTGCAGCTCAGGGGAGTAAGCCCTGTAGTTCAGCCATTGATAGATTCGGCCAAGAATATCCTTGTTTATAATG ATATTGGTAGTGATGAGAACGATGGCGAAGTCCTTCTGCAGTTGCTGGGAGAGTGCTGTTCGGGTTCGATTCCAGGTGTTCTTTCTAGGATCAAAGGGCCTTGGGCTATCATCTATTGGCAG GAAAGTGCAAAAACTCTGTGGTTTGCTCGAGATGCGTTTGGTAGGCGGAGTCTTCTTGTTCACTGGCCAACGGAGGAGGACTCTCGGCTTCTGCTATCATCTGTTTCACCTGTTTCTTCAAATGAACATTCTTCTG TAGATATTGAAGCTGAAAATGGAACTACGAAGCTGAATTTTTGGGAAGAGCTCCGTTGTGGAATATACAGTATATCTATGGATGCTCCAGATGTTGATGGGGTTTTGGTTGGTGAAGTGAAAAAGCATGATTGGACTAATCCTGTGCTAGAAGAACTGATTAAATGGGAGAGAACTTATGTTGAACCTAAACCTGAAGATTTACATATTTCCCATTCGAAGAGTCTTACAGGGAAACATGATACGCGCTTGGTTAACTCAGATATAGTACCAATTAAATCAG GGTCTATACAAGTTTCAATTTCAGTGCCAGCACAGGCGGTGCTGATTGCTTTAAGGGAATCTGTTATGCGTCGCTCTTCACTGCACACAGTTTTTCAG GCAGGTAGGCTTGATATGAGGAAGGAAATTGTACCGGTGGCAGTTCTTTTTTCCGGTGGATTGGATTCTATGATAATTGCAGCATTATTGCATCAGTGCCTTGATCCAAGCT ATGATATTGATCTACTTAATGTGAGCTTTGATGGTCGGTCTGCTCCTGACAGAATCTCTGCCAGGGCAGGAGTAAACGAACTGAGAAGAATTGCACCTTCAAGAAA GTGGAAGCTTGTGGAGATCAATGCTGAATTGTCAACATTGATCTTTGAAACAAAGCATGTCATGTCGCTTATAAATCCTGCCAACACCTACATG GACCTGAATATAGGAATAGCTTTGTGGCTTGCTGCTGGTGGCGATGGATGGGTATATGAGGAAAATACCAATTATAATGATGAGGATTGTCGATGCATTAAGTACAAGTCCAAGGCTAGGATTCTTCTTGTTGGTTCGGGTGCAGATGAGCAATGCGCTGGCTATGGTAGGCACAGAACGAAATATAGAAATGGCAG CTGGCTTGCACTGAACGAGGAAATGAAATTGGACATGCAGAGAATTTGGAAAAGAAACCTTGGGAGAGATGATAGGTGCATTGCTGACCATGGCAAGGAG GCAAGATTTCCGTTCCTGGATGAAGATGTTATAAGAATTTTGCTTGGGTTTCCTCTCTGGGAGGTTACCAACCTTGATCAGCCGAGTGGGATAGGGGATAAGAAGATTCTGAGAGAG GTTGCAGAATTGCTTGGTTTGCATGAAGCTGCTTCTCTGCCTAAAAGAGCTATACAG TTTGGTTCAAGAATTGCAAGGGAATCAAACCGAAAGAATTATGGAAGTAACCGTGCAGCAAATCAAGCATCTGCAGGATCAGTACAGGTGATTGAATTATGGAAGTAA
- the LOC103451761 gene encoding uncharacterized protein isoform X2 yields the protein MCGIALIICGIRFHLSSLFLNSTLPVLNSDQLAFDIDDLREALRRRGPDSLGSTKLLLHSPILNRLPVKEIVSSIEGEVKEESSCEGDEGNCFSLENGRTPHLLTHFRTVPCSSAELHFLGATLQLRGVSPVVQPLIDSAKNILVYNGEIFGGIDIGSDENDGEVLLQLLGECCSGSIPGVLSRIKGPWAIIYWQESAKTLWFARDAFGRRSLLVHWPTEEDSRLLLSSVSPVSSNEHSSDIEAENGTTKLNFWEELRCGIYSISMDAPDVDGVLVGEVKKHDWTNPVLEELIKWERTYVEPKPEDLHISHSKSLTGKHDTRLVNSDIVPIKSGSIQVSISVPAQAVLIALRESVMRRSSLHTVFQAGRLDMRKEIVPVAVLFSGGLDSMIIAALLHQCLDPSYDIDLLNVSFDGRSAPDRISARAGVNELRRIAPSRKWKLVEINAELSTLIFETKHVMSLINPANTYMDLNIGIALWLAAGGDGWVYEENTNYNDEDCRCIKYKSKARILLVGSGADEQCAGYGRHRTKYRNGSWLALNEEMKLDMQRIWKRNLGRDDRCIADHGKEARFPFLDEDVIRILLGFPLWEVTNLDQPSGIGDKKILREVAELLGLHEAASLPKRAIQFGSRIARESNRKNYGSNRAANQASAGSVQVIELWK from the exons ATGTGCGGAATCGCTTTGATCATTTGCGGCATTCGTTTTCATCTATCGTCCCTATTTCTCAATTCCACACTTCCTGTCCTCAACTCCGACCAA CTTGCATTCGACATTGACGACCTCAGAGAAGCTTTACGGAGGAGGGGCCCCGATAGCTTAGGCAGCACGAAGCTTCTTCTCCATTCACCCATTTTGAATCGTCTCCCGGTGAAAGAAATTGTGTCTTCCATCGAGGGGGAAGTAAAGGAGGAGTCTAGTTGCGAAGGCGATGAAGGCAATTGTTTCTCTTTGGAAAATGGTCGAACACCTCATTTGCTTACCCATTTCAGAACCGTTCCCTGTTCGTCTGCTGAGTTGCACTTCCTGGGTGCCACTTTGCAGCTCAGGGGAGTAAGCCCTGTAGTTCAGCCATTGATAGATTCGGCCAAGAATATCCTTGTTTATAATG GTGAAATCTTTGGTGGAATAGATATTGGTAGTGATGAGAACGATGGCGAAGTCCTTCTGCAGTTGCTGGGAGAGTGCTGTTCGGGTTCGATTCCAGGTGTTCTTTCTAGGATCAAAGGGCCTTGGGCTATCATCTATTGGCAG GAAAGTGCAAAAACTCTGTGGTTTGCTCGAGATGCGTTTGGTAGGCGGAGTCTTCTTGTTCACTGGCCAACGGAGGAGGACTCTCGGCTTCTGCTATCATCTGTTTCACCTGTTTCTTCAAATGAACATTCTTCTG ATATTGAAGCTGAAAATGGAACTACGAAGCTGAATTTTTGGGAAGAGCTCCGTTGTGGAATATACAGTATATCTATGGATGCTCCAGATGTTGATGGGGTTTTGGTTGGTGAAGTGAAAAAGCATGATTGGACTAATCCTGTGCTAGAAGAACTGATTAAATGGGAGAGAACTTATGTTGAACCTAAACCTGAAGATTTACATATTTCCCATTCGAAGAGTCTTACAGGGAAACATGATACGCGCTTGGTTAACTCAGATATAGTACCAATTAAATCAG GGTCTATACAAGTTTCAATTTCAGTGCCAGCACAGGCGGTGCTGATTGCTTTAAGGGAATCTGTTATGCGTCGCTCTTCACTGCACACAGTTTTTCAG GCAGGTAGGCTTGATATGAGGAAGGAAATTGTACCGGTGGCAGTTCTTTTTTCCGGTGGATTGGATTCTATGATAATTGCAGCATTATTGCATCAGTGCCTTGATCCAAGCT ATGATATTGATCTACTTAATGTGAGCTTTGATGGTCGGTCTGCTCCTGACAGAATCTCTGCCAGGGCAGGAGTAAACGAACTGAGAAGAATTGCACCTTCAAGAAA GTGGAAGCTTGTGGAGATCAATGCTGAATTGTCAACATTGATCTTTGAAACAAAGCATGTCATGTCGCTTATAAATCCTGCCAACACCTACATG GACCTGAATATAGGAATAGCTTTGTGGCTTGCTGCTGGTGGCGATGGATGGGTATATGAGGAAAATACCAATTATAATGATGAGGATTGTCGATGCATTAAGTACAAGTCCAAGGCTAGGATTCTTCTTGTTGGTTCGGGTGCAGATGAGCAATGCGCTGGCTATGGTAGGCACAGAACGAAATATAGAAATGGCAG CTGGCTTGCACTGAACGAGGAAATGAAATTGGACATGCAGAGAATTTGGAAAAGAAACCTTGGGAGAGATGATAGGTGCATTGCTGACCATGGCAAGGAG GCAAGATTTCCGTTCCTGGATGAAGATGTTATAAGAATTTTGCTTGGGTTTCCTCTCTGGGAGGTTACCAACCTTGATCAGCCGAGTGGGATAGGGGATAAGAAGATTCTGAGAGAG GTTGCAGAATTGCTTGGTTTGCATGAAGCTGCTTCTCTGCCTAAAAGAGCTATACAG TTTGGTTCAAGAATTGCAAGGGAATCAAACCGAAAGAATTATGGAAGTAACCGTGCAGCAAATCAAGCATCTGCAGGATCAGTACAGGTGATTGAATTATGGAAGTAA
- the LOC103451761 gene encoding uncharacterized protein isoform X5, producing MCGIALIICGIRFHLSSLFLNSTLPVLNSDQLAFDIDDLREALRRRGPDSLGSTKLLLHSPILNRLPVKEIVSSIEGEVKEESSCEGDEGNCFSLENGRTPHLLTHFRTVPCSSAELHFLGATLQLRGVSPVVQPLIDSAKNILVYNGEIFGGIDIGSDENDGEVLLQLLGECCSGSIPGVLSRIKGPWAIIYWQESAKTLWFARDAFGRRSLLVHWPTEEDSRLLLSSVSPVSSNEHSSVDIEAENGTTKLNFWEELRCGIYSISMDAPDVDGVLVGEVKKHDWTNPVLEELIKWERTYVEPKPEDLHISHSKSLTGKHDTRLVNSDIVPIKSGSIQVSISVPAQAVLIALRESVMRRSSLHTVFQAGRLDMRKEIVPVAVLFSGGLDSMIIAALLHQCLDPSYDIDLLNVSFDGRSAPDRISARAGVNELRRIAPSRKWKLVEINAELSTLIFETKHVMSLINPANTYMDLNIGIALWLAAGGDGWVYEENTNYNDEDCRCIKYKSKARILLVGSGADEQCAGYGRHRTKYRNGSWLALNEEMKLDMQRIWKRNLGRDDRCIADHGKEARFPFLDEDVIRILLGFPLWEVTNLDQPSGIGDKKILREFGSRIARESNRKNYGSNRAANQASAGSVQVIELWK from the exons ATGTGCGGAATCGCTTTGATCATTTGCGGCATTCGTTTTCATCTATCGTCCCTATTTCTCAATTCCACACTTCCTGTCCTCAACTCCGACCAA CTTGCATTCGACATTGACGACCTCAGAGAAGCTTTACGGAGGAGGGGCCCCGATAGCTTAGGCAGCACGAAGCTTCTTCTCCATTCACCCATTTTGAATCGTCTCCCGGTGAAAGAAATTGTGTCTTCCATCGAGGGGGAAGTAAAGGAGGAGTCTAGTTGCGAAGGCGATGAAGGCAATTGTTTCTCTTTGGAAAATGGTCGAACACCTCATTTGCTTACCCATTTCAGAACCGTTCCCTGTTCGTCTGCTGAGTTGCACTTCCTGGGTGCCACTTTGCAGCTCAGGGGAGTAAGCCCTGTAGTTCAGCCATTGATAGATTCGGCCAAGAATATCCTTGTTTATAATG GTGAAATCTTTGGTGGAATAGATATTGGTAGTGATGAGAACGATGGCGAAGTCCTTCTGCAGTTGCTGGGAGAGTGCTGTTCGGGTTCGATTCCAGGTGTTCTTTCTAGGATCAAAGGGCCTTGGGCTATCATCTATTGGCAG GAAAGTGCAAAAACTCTGTGGTTTGCTCGAGATGCGTTTGGTAGGCGGAGTCTTCTTGTTCACTGGCCAACGGAGGAGGACTCTCGGCTTCTGCTATCATCTGTTTCACCTGTTTCTTCAAATGAACATTCTTCTG TAGATATTGAAGCTGAAAATGGAACTACGAAGCTGAATTTTTGGGAAGAGCTCCGTTGTGGAATATACAGTATATCTATGGATGCTCCAGATGTTGATGGGGTTTTGGTTGGTGAAGTGAAAAAGCATGATTGGACTAATCCTGTGCTAGAAGAACTGATTAAATGGGAGAGAACTTATGTTGAACCTAAACCTGAAGATTTACATATTTCCCATTCGAAGAGTCTTACAGGGAAACATGATACGCGCTTGGTTAACTCAGATATAGTACCAATTAAATCAG GGTCTATACAAGTTTCAATTTCAGTGCCAGCACAGGCGGTGCTGATTGCTTTAAGGGAATCTGTTATGCGTCGCTCTTCACTGCACACAGTTTTTCAG GCAGGTAGGCTTGATATGAGGAAGGAAATTGTACCGGTGGCAGTTCTTTTTTCCGGTGGATTGGATTCTATGATAATTGCAGCATTATTGCATCAGTGCCTTGATCCAAGCT ATGATATTGATCTACTTAATGTGAGCTTTGATGGTCGGTCTGCTCCTGACAGAATCTCTGCCAGGGCAGGAGTAAACGAACTGAGAAGAATTGCACCTTCAAGAAA GTGGAAGCTTGTGGAGATCAATGCTGAATTGTCAACATTGATCTTTGAAACAAAGCATGTCATGTCGCTTATAAATCCTGCCAACACCTACATG GACCTGAATATAGGAATAGCTTTGTGGCTTGCTGCTGGTGGCGATGGATGGGTATATGAGGAAAATACCAATTATAATGATGAGGATTGTCGATGCATTAAGTACAAGTCCAAGGCTAGGATTCTTCTTGTTGGTTCGGGTGCAGATGAGCAATGCGCTGGCTATGGTAGGCACAGAACGAAATATAGAAATGGCAG CTGGCTTGCACTGAACGAGGAAATGAAATTGGACATGCAGAGAATTTGGAAAAGAAACCTTGGGAGAGATGATAGGTGCATTGCTGACCATGGCAAGGAG GCAAGATTTCCGTTCCTGGATGAAGATGTTATAAGAATTTTGCTTGGGTTTCCTCTCTGGGAGGTTACCAACCTTGATCAGCCGAGTGGGATAGGGGATAAGAAGATTCTGAGAGAG TTTGGTTCAAGAATTGCAAGGGAATCAAACCGAAAGAATTATGGAAGTAACCGTGCAGCAAATCAAGCATCTGCAGGATCAGTACAGGTGATTGAATTATGGAAGTAA
- the LOC103451761 gene encoding uncharacterized protein isoform X1 codes for MCGIALIICGIRFHLSSLFLNSTLPVLNSDQLAFDIDDLREALRRRGPDSLGSTKLLLHSPILNRLPVKEIVSSIEGEVKEESSCEGDEGNCFSLENGRTPHLLTHFRTVPCSSAELHFLGATLQLRGVSPVVQPLIDSAKNILVYNGEIFGGIDIGSDENDGEVLLQLLGECCSGSIPGVLSRIKGPWAIIYWQESAKTLWFARDAFGRRSLLVHWPTEEDSRLLLSSVSPVSSNEHSSVDIEAENGTTKLNFWEELRCGIYSISMDAPDVDGVLVGEVKKHDWTNPVLEELIKWERTYVEPKPEDLHISHSKSLTGKHDTRLVNSDIVPIKSGSIQVSISVPAQAVLIALRESVMRRSSLHTVFQAGRLDMRKEIVPVAVLFSGGLDSMIIAALLHQCLDPSYDIDLLNVSFDGRSAPDRISARAGVNELRRIAPSRKWKLVEINAELSTLIFETKHVMSLINPANTYMDLNIGIALWLAAGGDGWVYEENTNYNDEDCRCIKYKSKARILLVGSGADEQCAGYGRHRTKYRNGSWLALNEEMKLDMQRIWKRNLGRDDRCIADHGKEARFPFLDEDVIRILLGFPLWEVTNLDQPSGIGDKKILREVAELLGLHEAASLPKRAIQFGSRIARESNRKNYGSNRAANQASAGSVQVIELWK; via the exons ATGTGCGGAATCGCTTTGATCATTTGCGGCATTCGTTTTCATCTATCGTCCCTATTTCTCAATTCCACACTTCCTGTCCTCAACTCCGACCAA CTTGCATTCGACATTGACGACCTCAGAGAAGCTTTACGGAGGAGGGGCCCCGATAGCTTAGGCAGCACGAAGCTTCTTCTCCATTCACCCATTTTGAATCGTCTCCCGGTGAAAGAAATTGTGTCTTCCATCGAGGGGGAAGTAAAGGAGGAGTCTAGTTGCGAAGGCGATGAAGGCAATTGTTTCTCTTTGGAAAATGGTCGAACACCTCATTTGCTTACCCATTTCAGAACCGTTCCCTGTTCGTCTGCTGAGTTGCACTTCCTGGGTGCCACTTTGCAGCTCAGGGGAGTAAGCCCTGTAGTTCAGCCATTGATAGATTCGGCCAAGAATATCCTTGTTTATAATG GTGAAATCTTTGGTGGAATAGATATTGGTAGTGATGAGAACGATGGCGAAGTCCTTCTGCAGTTGCTGGGAGAGTGCTGTTCGGGTTCGATTCCAGGTGTTCTTTCTAGGATCAAAGGGCCTTGGGCTATCATCTATTGGCAG GAAAGTGCAAAAACTCTGTGGTTTGCTCGAGATGCGTTTGGTAGGCGGAGTCTTCTTGTTCACTGGCCAACGGAGGAGGACTCTCGGCTTCTGCTATCATCTGTTTCACCTGTTTCTTCAAATGAACATTCTTCTG TAGATATTGAAGCTGAAAATGGAACTACGAAGCTGAATTTTTGGGAAGAGCTCCGTTGTGGAATATACAGTATATCTATGGATGCTCCAGATGTTGATGGGGTTTTGGTTGGTGAAGTGAAAAAGCATGATTGGACTAATCCTGTGCTAGAAGAACTGATTAAATGGGAGAGAACTTATGTTGAACCTAAACCTGAAGATTTACATATTTCCCATTCGAAGAGTCTTACAGGGAAACATGATACGCGCTTGGTTAACTCAGATATAGTACCAATTAAATCAG GGTCTATACAAGTTTCAATTTCAGTGCCAGCACAGGCGGTGCTGATTGCTTTAAGGGAATCTGTTATGCGTCGCTCTTCACTGCACACAGTTTTTCAG GCAGGTAGGCTTGATATGAGGAAGGAAATTGTACCGGTGGCAGTTCTTTTTTCCGGTGGATTGGATTCTATGATAATTGCAGCATTATTGCATCAGTGCCTTGATCCAAGCT ATGATATTGATCTACTTAATGTGAGCTTTGATGGTCGGTCTGCTCCTGACAGAATCTCTGCCAGGGCAGGAGTAAACGAACTGAGAAGAATTGCACCTTCAAGAAA GTGGAAGCTTGTGGAGATCAATGCTGAATTGTCAACATTGATCTTTGAAACAAAGCATGTCATGTCGCTTATAAATCCTGCCAACACCTACATG GACCTGAATATAGGAATAGCTTTGTGGCTTGCTGCTGGTGGCGATGGATGGGTATATGAGGAAAATACCAATTATAATGATGAGGATTGTCGATGCATTAAGTACAAGTCCAAGGCTAGGATTCTTCTTGTTGGTTCGGGTGCAGATGAGCAATGCGCTGGCTATGGTAGGCACAGAACGAAATATAGAAATGGCAG CTGGCTTGCACTGAACGAGGAAATGAAATTGGACATGCAGAGAATTTGGAAAAGAAACCTTGGGAGAGATGATAGGTGCATTGCTGACCATGGCAAGGAG GCAAGATTTCCGTTCCTGGATGAAGATGTTATAAGAATTTTGCTTGGGTTTCCTCTCTGGGAGGTTACCAACCTTGATCAGCCGAGTGGGATAGGGGATAAGAAGATTCTGAGAGAG GTTGCAGAATTGCTTGGTTTGCATGAAGCTGCTTCTCTGCCTAAAAGAGCTATACAG TTTGGTTCAAGAATTGCAAGGGAATCAAACCGAAAGAATTATGGAAGTAACCGTGCAGCAAATCAAGCATCTGCAGGATCAGTACAGGTGATTGAATTATGGAAGTAA